The following are encoded in a window of Haloarcula halophila genomic DNA:
- a CDS encoding TatD family hydrolase, whose amino-acid sequence MEIEETPVLDNHLHLDPVQGRNTEAAEEFADHGGTHLLVLNKPSWHLVEAATDEGTFREAFDLTVEAVADATDVLPGRAWPVLGVHPALISRLVDEGYTPEEARDIMQAGLDVAAEYVTDGPALAIKSGRPHYDVDDDVWAASNEVMRHGFALAADGEFAIQLHTEGGEDFEAVAQWAEAEGLDRRQVVKHYSGGRLRGPTKSVLADKDEIETAIEEDDPFFLETDYIDDPERPGAVLGPKTVPRRVRWLLENGQDDAVRTACVETPKAVYGIDTEATLAD is encoded by the coding sequence ATGGAGATCGAGGAGACGCCGGTTCTGGACAACCACTTGCATCTCGATCCAGTCCAGGGGCGCAACACCGAGGCTGCCGAGGAGTTCGCCGACCACGGCGGGACTCACCTGCTCGTGTTGAACAAACCCTCCTGGCATCTGGTCGAGGCCGCGACCGACGAGGGGACGTTCCGCGAGGCGTTCGACCTGACCGTCGAGGCGGTCGCGGACGCGACGGACGTCCTCCCGGGGCGGGCCTGGCCGGTCCTGGGCGTCCACCCGGCGCTGATCTCGCGGCTCGTCGACGAGGGATACACGCCCGAGGAGGCACGGGACATCATGCAGGCCGGACTCGACGTGGCCGCCGAGTACGTCACCGACGGCCCGGCCCTGGCGATCAAGTCCGGCCGACCGCACTACGACGTCGACGACGACGTCTGGGCGGCCTCGAACGAGGTGATGCGCCACGGGTTCGCGCTCGCGGCCGACGGGGAGTTCGCCATCCAGCTCCACACCGAGGGCGGCGAGGACTTCGAGGCTGTCGCACAGTGGGCGGAGGCAGAAGGACTCGACCGCCGCCAGGTCGTCAAACACTACTCCGGTGGGCGGTTGCGCGGGCCGACCAAGTCGGTGCTCGCGGACAAAGACGAGATCGAGACGGCCATCGAGGAGGACGATCCGTTCTTCTTAGAGACCGACTACATCGACGATCCGGAACGGCCGGGTGCGGTACTGGGGCCGAAGACGGTCCCTCGACGAGTGCGGTGGCTCTTGGAGAACGGACAGGACGACGCGGTCAGAACTGCCTGCGTGGAGACGCCGAAAGCGGTCTACGGCATCGACACGGAGGCGACGCTCGCGGACTGA
- a CDS encoding NYN domain-containing protein has protein sequence MRLLRRLRGTAEERTRVGLFVDGPNVLRSEFDVDLDDVRLLAESYGPLVTTQLYLDENASPGLIQAGEARGFAVVTTSGDVDVRLAVDATAAAVDDRIDVLVIASRDTDFKPVMEAAAREGVRTVAVAPGEHGRSDALRNAAQDALSLDGDVE, from the coding sequence ATGAGACTGTTGCGACGACTGCGTGGCACCGCCGAAGAGCGCACACGGGTCGGGCTGTTCGTCGACGGCCCCAACGTCCTCCGGAGCGAATTCGACGTGGACTTAGACGACGTGCGACTCCTCGCGGAGTCGTACGGGCCGTTGGTGACGACGCAACTCTATCTCGACGAGAACGCCTCACCGGGGCTCATCCAGGCCGGGGAGGCCCGGGGGTTCGCGGTCGTCACGACGAGCGGCGACGTCGACGTGCGACTCGCGGTCGACGCCACGGCGGCGGCGGTCGACGATCGCATCGACGTGTTGGTGATCGCCTCCCGGGATACGGATTTCAAGCCCGTCATGGAAGCCGCCGCGCGAGAGGGCGTTCGGACTGTGGCTGTCGCACCGGGCGAACACGGGCGCTCCGATGCCCTCCGGAACGCCGCACAGGACGCCCTCTCGCTGGACGGGGACGTCGAATAG
- a CDS encoding NosD domain-containing protein has product MSLRQFALCLVVVLSVVVAAGPATAQTSETDTHVVAADGGGEFRTISGALAVADDGDTVEVRPGVYRERVTVSDTVTLVAPDGAVLDGGQFTNSTAVNLGNSTDATIRGFTIRHYTVGIWANGTAGDWTVTNVSVIGGTVGIEASNATGDWTVANTTVAATTNDALYAARSSGEWTITDSRFDAPGGDGIDATRTTGDWRVGDAVVTQAETDGIDATGATGDWAVTDSRISDAERGLKAIRSDGDWRATTVTVRDSPVGITAPQATGAWTITDADVQGSGVAVFVGRTTGSWTIEGSRLGGGIRGVYAFGTRGPWTIRDTAVTTNDSPEAVGVDTREATGDWRTQNVSVRVAGS; this is encoded by the coding sequence ATGTCACTGCGACAATTCGCCCTCTGTCTGGTCGTCGTCCTCTCGGTCGTCGTCGCTGCCGGCCCCGCGACAGCACAGACGAGCGAAACCGACACACACGTCGTCGCGGCCGACGGGGGCGGCGAGTTCCGGACGATCAGTGGTGCTCTCGCGGTCGCCGACGACGGTGACACCGTCGAGGTCCGTCCCGGTGTCTACCGCGAGCGCGTGACCGTCAGCGATACCGTCACGCTCGTCGCACCCGACGGTGCAGTCCTCGACGGCGGACAGTTCACCAACAGCACGGCTGTCAACCTCGGGAACTCGACCGACGCGACGATCCGTGGGTTCACGATCCGGCACTACACGGTCGGTATCTGGGCCAACGGGACCGCCGGCGATTGGACCGTCACGAACGTCAGCGTGATCGGCGGGACGGTCGGGATCGAGGCCAGCAACGCCACCGGCGACTGGACGGTCGCGAACACGACTGTCGCCGCCACGACTAACGACGCGCTGTATGCCGCCCGGTCGAGCGGCGAGTGGACGATCACTGACAGCCGGTTCGACGCGCCCGGCGGTGACGGGATCGACGCGACCCGGACAACTGGGGACTGGCGGGTCGGCGACGCTGTCGTCACGCAGGCGGAGACCGACGGAATCGATGCCACCGGCGCGACGGGCGACTGGGCAGTGACCGATAGCAGGATCAGCGACGCCGAACGCGGGCTGAAAGCCATCCGATCGGACGGCGATTGGCGAGCGACGACGGTAACCGTCCGGGACAGCCCCGTCGGGATCACGGCCCCGCAGGCGACGGGTGCGTGGACGATCACCGACGCCGACGTCCAGGGAAGCGGTGTCGCTGTCTTCGTCGGCCGGACCACCGGTTCCTGGACGATCGAAGGGAGTCGTCTCGGCGGTGGTATCCGCGGCGTCTACGCGTTCGGGACCCGGGGTCCCTGGACGATCCGGGACACCGCAGTCACGACGAACGATTCGCCCGAGGCTGTCGGTGTCGACACCCGCGAGGCGACGGGTGACTGGCGGACACAGAACGTCTCTGTTCGGGTTGCTGGGTCGTAG